One Ogataea parapolymorpha DL-1 chromosome VI, whole genome shotgun sequence DNA window includes the following coding sequences:
- a CDS encoding Homeobox protein CUP9, whose product MEVSSLINKQYAGPQRLTPPTSPYDSLPAPRVQLPSIKRILDSSVLDSINKFPPQNYDPSAMPILPSPVQQFPYSPLSSRSSSFSSVLEYQLPPPLVTHRSLPHLSFPRLSLTEPASPGQQSAAARSDSEYNAPASPSSDSDCGAKYCKKKRSNLPKKTTVILLNWLNDNLEHPYPNSKEKMELVAKTGLTNQQLSNWFINARRRKIQLLRELKSNSTTV is encoded by the coding sequence ATGGAAGTGTCCAGTCTCATCAATAAACAGTACGCTGGCCCCCAGCGGCTTACCCCGCCAACCTCGCCATACGACTCGCTCCCGGCTCCCCGTGTACAATTGCCCTCCATCAAGCGGATCCTGGACTCCTCGGTCCTCGACTCCATCAACAAATTCCCGCCCCAAAACTACGACCCTTCCGCCATGCCAATTCTGCCTAGCCCCGTGCAGCAATTCCCTTACTCGCCGCTCTCCTCGagatccagctcgttctcctCCGTGCTCGAGTACCAGCTGCCACCGCCCCTGGTCACGCATCGCTCGCTGCCACACCTCTCTTTCCCAAGACTCTCGCTCACAGAGCCCGCCAGCCCGGGCCAGCAGTCCGCAGCGGCCCGCTCCGACTCAGAGTACAACGCCCCGGCCTCCCCGTCGTCCGACTCCGACTGCGGTGCCAAGTACTGCAAGAAAAAGCGCTCCAACCTGCCCAAAAAGACAACGGTTATCCTGCTCAACTGGTTGAACGATAACCTCGAACACCCGTACCCCAACTCGAAGGAAAAAATGGAGCTCGTCGCAAAGACTGGCCTCACCAACCAGCAGCTCTCCAATTGGTTCATCAACGCAAGAAGACGcaagatccagctgctcagagagctcaagtcCAACAGCACCACCGTGTGA
- a CDS encoding Essential component of the nuclear pore complex, which mediates nuclear import and export: MESSLKRVFSATPDPSARPSKLKKITSSILNIFQRPKDASFDTSGSQPSRPNTSIAPNLSLNHDSFRSQSSPITARQLEQYYESIKRENNMLSSRLRDADESLKAESTSLGDETVLNGTARSPVPPAAAKRKVSASASHPPAKQPKKPTTSFSIDPIERAQLIVLKRRMQQDKYRKSRMAYLRDHTRNLVHTSSNTSARSRYVDTSVETIEHAPELATKTTSVQKIPKERLNQHGIFKAVLDYDDDEDEPEVKKVEVKPLTEKIKFAPKKDVQFAPERLATSFDTATKPKFVPEKKPEQPLESAPLKPTPAFTFTDKKQTESPTFSLQPADSKPKSADSKPDVPSFSLSNGSSAPSVSLPSTAGKNEEEEPKRKKFTFGSKPDDSSKPAPAFSFSTDSQKPLFSFSKPEQQPIQKPEEKDHAESKPSSAFSFGAKPADSAEKPALPSFSFGSQTKPAVEEKREAKSQEEAKSAPSAAFSFGTKAQTPAFSFSKPAEESAKPAAPTFSFSSKSEPSKPESAKIEPAKPEEPAKKPETPAFSFGAKPAETTQNKDEPTKPATPSFSFGSKPTEQATQSAETAKPAFNFSSNSFGAQQAEKEEQKPTESKPFSFGATKPAFSFGSQPSQSAAAPASSSFGASTGTAANPASGSVFGSGAPASTPSSSTSGFSFGAASKPAAPAAQPAPAFSFGTSQGFSFGKPANSTNGSLNSAGSGSSAFGQPTASAPAQPGFGLSGSLTNPSAGQSVFGGSTPQPQSKIFNLDGTHFGQAQPQSQTPSSFGGFNPSRSATPNFDFTGASSSANVDPSSVFSAAPSTTPPPNTQTRRKIYPRSMLRGRR; encoded by the coding sequence ATGGAGTCTTCGCTGAAAAGGGTCTTTTCGGCGACGCCTGACCCGTCTGCGCGGCCGtcaaagctcaagaaaatcacaaGCAGCATTCTAAACATCTTCCAGCGGCCCAAGGACGCCAGCTTCGACACCTCCGGATCACAGCCATCGAGACCCAACACCAGCATTGCCCCTAATCTCAGTCTCAACCACGACTCGTTCCGCTCCCAGTCGTCGCCAATCACCGCCCGCCAGCTGGAGCAGTACTACGAGTCCATCAAACGTGAAAATAACATGCTGTCCTCGAGACTGCGCGATGCAGACGAAAGCCTCAAGGCAGAGTCCACAAGTCTAGGTGACGAGACCGTGCTCAACGGCACCGCGCGCTCGCCAGTGCCTCCAGCGGCCGCCAAGCGCAAGGTGTCCGCGTCAGCCAGCCATCCTCCGGCAAAGCAGCCCAAGAAGCCAACAACCTCCTTCTCAATCGACCCTATAGAACGCGCCCAGCTAATAGTGCTCAAACGGAGAATGCAGCAGGATAAGTACCGCAAGTCCAGAATGGCGTATCTGCGTGACCATACCAGAAACCTTGTGCACACGTCATCCAACACGTCTGCCCGCTCCAGGTATGTCGATACCTCAGTCGAGACCATTGAGCATGCCCCGGAACTTGCAACCAAGACAACTTCGGTGCAGAAAATTCCTAAAGAACGGCTCAACCAGCACGGCATCTTCAAGGCTGTGCtcgactacgacgacgacgaagatgagCCAGAGGTCAAGAAGGTGGAGGTGAAGCCCTTGACCGAGAAAATAAAGTTTGCGccaaagaaagacgtcCAGTTTGCTCCTGAGAGGCTGGCGACCTCGTTCGACACAGCCACAAAGCCAAAGTTCGTGCCCGAGAAGAAGCCAGAGCAACCCCTGGAGTCTGCTCCATTGAAACCAACCCCAGCATTCACATTCACGGACAAGAAACAGACAGAGTCGCCGACGTTCTCGCTTCAGCCTGCGGACTCAAAGCCGAAGTCTGCGGACTCAAAGCCAGACGTTCCTTCGTTCTCGCTTTCGAATGGCTCGTCTGCTCCCTCAGTGTCGCTTCCAAGCACAGCAGGAAAAaacgaagaagaagagccaaaaagaaagaagttTACGTTTGGGTCTAAGCCAGACGACTCTTCCAAGCCCGCTCCTgcgttctccttcagcacAGACTCCCAAAAACCGCTGTTCTCGTTTTCCAAGCCTGAACAGCAACCTATACAGAAACCTGAGGAAAAAGATCATGCAGAGTCGAAGCCAAGCTCGGCATTTTCGTTTGGTGCTAAACCTGCGGActctgctgaaaaacctgcTCTGCCGTCTTTCTCCTTTGGAAGCCAGACCAAGCCGGCCGTGGAGGAGAAAAGAGAGGCCAAGAGCcaggaggaggccaagtCTGCGCCTTCCGCGGCATTCTCGTTCGGCACGAAAGCACAAACCCCAGctttctcgttctccaagCCGGCGGAGGAGTCTGCCaagcctgctgctcctACATTTTCGTTCAGCTCTAAGTCGGAGCCGTCCAAACCAGAGTCGGCTAAAATAGAGCCAGCTAAGCCAGAAGAACCGGcaaaaaagccagaaaCACCGGCTTTTTCGTTCGGTGCGAAGCCCGCTGAAACGACACAGAACAAGGATGAGCCAACCAAGCCTGCCACGCCTTCCTTCTCCTTTGGCTCAAAACCAACAGAACAAGCAACCCAGTCCGCTGAAACTGCCAAGCCAGCAttcaatttctccagcaactcGTTTGGCGCCCAACAGGCCGAAAAGGAGGAACAGAAACCCACAGAGTCCAAGCCCTTCAGTTTCGGTGCAACCAAACCAGCGTTCTCGTTTGGCTCCCAGCCGTCGCAGTCCGCCGCGGCTCCTGCCTCCTCGAGCTTTGGAGCCTCTACCGGCACGGCTGCCAATCCGGCTTCTGGCTCAGTATTTGGCTCTGGGGCGCCGGCCTCAACTCCTTCATCATCCACGTCTGGCTTCTCGTTCGGTGCCGCATCAAAACCGGCTGCTCCCGCTGCTCAGCCGGCACCAGCGTTCTCTTTTGGCACGTCGCAGGGCTTCTCATTCGGCAAGCCGGCCAACAGCACGAACGGCTCCCTCAATTCTGCGGGATCTGGCTCGTCTGCGTTTGGCCAGCCAACCGCGTCTGCGCCTGCACAGCCCGGATTTGGCCTCTCGGGCTCGCTCACAAATCCAAGCGCAGGACAGTCTGTGTTTGGTGGGTCGACGCCGCAGCCGCAGAGCAAGATCTTCAACCTGGACGGAACGCATTTTGGCCAAGCACAGCCCCAGAGCCAGACACCGTCCTCGTTTGGCGGGTTCAACCCGTCCAGGTCTGCCACGCCAAACTTCGACTTCACGGGggcctccagctcggccaATGTGGACCCTTCCTCGGTGTTTTCGGCTGCGCCATCCACCACACCTCCTCCAAACACCCAGACTCGCCGCAAGATCTATCCGCGGAGCATGCTGAGAGGAAGAAGATAG
- a CDS encoding Protein wos2: MSTIPPEVLWAQRSNDSIPEKNLLYLTINVADVEKPEITLSATELKFEGKSGEKHYKLDIEFYDEIDEKKSKYQITGSHIFFILYKKKLNAEFWPRLTKLKVKQHYIKTDFDKWVDEDEQDEKDDDLQNSMGDLGNAFGDESIDFAKLAAESGGEFPSLNTPSELDQLSSSDEEEAASDDKAQEQPSEEK, translated from the exons ATGTCGACAATTCCACCTGAAG TTCTTTGGGCTCAAAGATCCAACGATTCGATTCCAGAGAAAAACCTGCTCTATCTGACGATCAATGTGGCCGATGTGGAGAAGCCAGAGATCACGCTGAGTGCCACCGAATTGAAGTTCGAGGGCAAGTCGGGCGAAAAGCATTATAAGCTTGACATTGAGttctacgacgagatcgacgaaaAGAAGTCCAAGTACCAGATCACGGGATCCCACATCTTCTTTATTCtgtacaagaagaagctcaatGCCGAGTTCTGGCCTAGACTGACTAAGCTGAAGGTGAAGCAACACTACATAAAGACCGATTTCGACAAGTGggtcgacgaggacgagcaggacgagaaAGACGACGACCTGCAGAACTCCATGGGCGACCTGGGCAACGCCTTCGgcgacgagtcgatcgactttGCCAAGCTGGCAGCCGAGAGCGGCGGCGAGTTCCCCTCGCTGAACACTCCTAGCGAGCTGGACCAGCTGAGCAGctctgacgaggaggaggcggCCTCTGACGACAAGGCGCAGGAGCAGCCGAGCGAAGAAAAATAG
- a CDS encoding Glucose-6-phosphate 1-epimerase (hexose-6-phosphate mutarotase) — MSVEVESDLIKFSYGKAHASVAKKGCTLVSFVVNGDEYLYLSEAANLSSKSSTPVRGGMPLIFPAFGKSYLESLKTVQQHGFVRNMAWDFVIAEVLTECTVARFRLSHRQCENEQQYKNWCQFYGQPIKFELSMVFELFSDRITVNTSLVNENVSELEFQFLYHTYFRVPCVRDMYITGLKGAKYLDRLQTRYRLDTSPMLKVEEQTDKLYKLGENNREIDILSGNYNVRLTASDNLSDLVVWNPWKEGADKMKDFEPKSSYRNMCCVEFGAIEGITVTKGGRWQCQHTITII, encoded by the coding sequence ATGTCTGTTGAGGTGGAAAGTGATCTGATCAAGTTTTCGTACGGCAAGGCACATGCCTCTGTTGCGAAAAAAGGCTGCACTTTGGTCTCATTTGTGGTGAATGGTGATGAATACTTGTATCTCTCGGAAGCTGCCAATTTGTCGAGCAAGAGCTCGACGCCTGTGAGGGGCGGCATGCCGCTGATTTTCCCAGCATTTGGCAAGTCGTACCTGGAGAGCCTGAAAACGGTTCAGCAGCATGGGTTTGTGCGCAACATGGCTTGGGACTTTGTCATAGCGGAGGTTTTGACAGAGTGCACGGTAGCACGGTTTCGGCTAAGCCATCGGCAGTGCGAGAACGAGCAGCAGTACAAAAATTGGTGCCAATTCTATGGCCAGCCTATAAAGTTTGAGCTGTCGATGGTTTTCGAGCTATTTTCGGACCGCATCACAGTGAACACGAGCCTTGTCAACGAGAACGTGTCTGAGCTGGAGTTTCAATTTTTGTACCACACCTATTTTCGAGTGCCCTGTGTTCGCGACATGTATATCACGGGGCTGAAGGGGGCCAAATATCTGGACAGACTGCAGACCCGATACCGGCTAGATACCAGTCCTATGCtcaaggtggaggagcagaCAGACAAATTGTACAAGCTGGGCGAGAACAACCGGGAAATTGATATTTTGTCGGGCAACTACAACGTGAGACTCACTGCGTCGGACAACTTGAGCGACCTGGTGGTTTGGAACCCGTGGAAAGAGGGTGCGGACAAGATGAAGGACTTCGAGCCGAAATCCAGCTACCGCAACATGTGCTGCGTCGAGTTCGGCGCAATTGAGGGCATAACGGTCACCAAAGGCGGACGGTGGCAGTGCCAGCACACAATTACTATCATTTAG
- a CDS encoding Iron transport multicopper oxidase FET3 — protein sequence MVLLVTLGIIAMAVCQAAAKTHTLFYETKWITANPDGVKERRVISFNGSWPLPTIEVNKGDSVQLHLINGLDVSTSLHFHGLLQNGSNHMDGPVAVTQCPIPPGESFVYEFTVDQVGTYWYHSHSGSQYSDGLRGLFIVHDEEVESNYKFDKELVFSLSDWYHDSSEVLVQKQLSLYNPTGAEPIPQNTLINDTKNITFEVEPDTTYLIRIANIGIMSSQYLFFEDHDVDIIEVDGVYLHPARASMIYLAVGQRMSVLLKTKSSASRNFGIVHALDISMLDALPADLQYVSVNQLVYDKSLPDATLKKEWLDIDSYAPFDDFELRPLDNEPLLPDPDHRIEVVLHMENLGDGVNYAFFNNYTYVAPKVPTLLTALTAPKEYVSNAKIYGSNTNSFVLSYGDVVELVVNNEDDNKHPFHLHGHQFQTVVRSDQYDDPHHYDPDAETNLPEIPVRRDTMIVEGNGHMVLRFEAKNPGIWFFHCHLDFHLEQGLALTLIEAPLELQEQFASKELPEYFLHACKASETPYKGNAAANTKHWLDLTGENVQPPPLPDGFTFKGYVALAACTVIALYGLKCIYSYGMGDLNRSENVAAEERRMIRKLMLKLNQEQREMLSSSSSTVKKREEMRQMIEELEELDKRFRELE from the coding sequence ATGGTGTTATTGGTAACCCTGGGCATTATTGCCATGGCAGTATGCCAGGCTGCTGCTAAGACACATACACTTTTCTACGAGACGAAGTGGATCACAGCCAATCCAGACGGCGTGAAGGAGCGCCGAGTCATCTCGTTTAACGGAAGTTGGCCTTTGCCCACCATTGAGGTCAACAAGGGCGACTCCGTGCAACTCCATCTAATCAACGGGCTCGACGTCTCAACATCTTTACACTTCCATGGTCTGCTTCAGAATGGCTCCAACCATATGGATGGGCCCGTTGCCGTCACACAATGTCCGATACCTCCTGGTGAGTCTTTTGTCTACGAGTTCACGGTGGATCAAGTAGGAACGTATTGGTACCACAGCCACAGCGGCTCGCAGTACAGCGATGGACTACGTGGGTTGTTTATTGTCCACGATGAGGAGGTGGAATCCAACTACAAGTTTGACAAGGAGCTCGTTTTCTCCCTAAGTGATTGGTATCATGATTCAAGTGAGGTCTTGGTTCAGAAGCAGCTTTCTCTATACAATCCCACAGGAGCCGAGCCGATTCCTCAAAACACGCTCATAAACGACACCAAGAACATCACTTTCGAGGTAGAGCCCGACACCACGTATCTGATCAGAATTGCGAATATTGGAATCATGTCGTCACAGTACCTGTTTTTTGAAGATCACGACGTCGATATCATTGAGGTGGACGGCGTGTATCTTCATCCTGCCAGGGCCTCCATGATATACTTGGCAGTGGGCCAAAGAATGAGTGTTTTGCTGAAAACCAAGTCTTCTGCATCCAGAAACTTCGGTATTGTCCATGCGCTGGATATTTCCATGTTGGACGCCTTGCCAGCTGATCTACAGTATGTTTCTGTCAACCAGCTTGTTTACGACAAGAGCTTGCCTGACGCAacgctgaaaaaagagtgGCTGGACATCGATTCATATGCTCCATTCGACGACTTCGAGCTACGTCCTCTAGACAACGagcctcttcttccagaCCCAGACCATCGCATAGAGGTTGTTTTGCACATGGAGAACCTGGGAGACGGTGTCAACTAtgcatttttcaacaacTACACTTACGTTGCTCCTAAAGTGCCGACTCTGCTCACGGCACTCACTGCCCCTAAGGAGTACGTTTCCAACGCCAAAATATACGGATCCAACACGAACTCGTTTGTGCTAAGCTACGGCGACGTTGTGGAGCTTGTGGTGAATAACGAAGACGACAACAAGCATCCGTTCCACTTGCACGGCCATCAATTCCAGACCGTAGTTAGATCCGACCAATACGACGATCCCCACCACTACGACCCGGACGCAGAAACAAATCTACCAGAGATCCCTGTTCGCAGAGACACAATGATTGTGGAAGGCAATGGTCACATGGTGCTGCGGTTTGAGGCCAAAAACCCAGGTATCTGGTTCTTCCACTGCCATCTGGACTTCCATCTTGAACAGGGTCTTGCTTTGACTCTCATTGAAGCTCCCTTGGAGCTTCAGGAACAGTTTGCATCAAAAGAACTGCCTGAATACTTTTTGCATGCTTGCAAAGCTTCCGAGACACCTTATAAAGGCaatgctgctgccaacACCAAGCACTGGTTGGACCTGACCGGTGAAAACGTGCAACCGCCACCATTACCGGATGGGTTCACGTTTAAGGGCTATGTGGCGCTGGCCGCGTGCACAGTCATTGCGCTCTACGGCCTCAAATGTATTTATTCCTACGGTATGGGCGACTTGAACAGGTCCGAGAACGTGGCAGCAGAGGAGCGGAGAATGATCCGGAAACTGATGCTGAAGTTGAACCAGGAGCAGCGGGAAATGCTCAGCTCGTCATCCTCAACAGTAAAGAAGAGAGAGGAAATGCGCCAGAtgatcgaggagctcgaggagctcgatAAACGGTTCCGCGAGCTCGAGTAG
- a CDS encoding Protein CCC1 produces MSIVALKRALVSLFGSSSNQSGPLMRSTNNNNYGSLSDGDPESQPQTPGSPKLQLKGDDSNSSQEAGMFGKVDPRAMSDLIIGLSDGLTVPFALTAGLSSLGDSKLVITGGMAELVSGAISMGLGGYLAARSELEYYKSQVKKEKQLFFENPDSIAGEVGDVMIEMGASEETIQSFVRDLEADPKTMIDFVIRYGRGLEEPADGRQLMSALTIGSGYFFGGFIPLIPYFFTSTVGTGLIISVVVMIFTLFWFGYFKTVVSMGDDTPNYIRVSEGLQMVAIGSFAAGCAWGLVYLIDS; encoded by the coding sequence ATGAGTATAGTCGCCCTCAAAAGAGCCCTCGTGTCTCTTTTCGGCTCCTCTTCCAACCAAAGTGGCCCGCTCATGAGAAGCACTAATAACAATAACTACGGTTCTCTTTCGGACGGTGACCCGGAGTCTCAGCCACAAACTCCAGGGTCTCCAAAGCTGCAACTAAAAGGCGATGACTCCAATAGTTCTCAGGAGGCAGGCATGTTCGGCAAAGTGGACCCAAGAGCAATGAGCGATCTGATCATTGGTCTCAGTGACGGACTGACAGTTCCGTTTGCCCTGACCGCCGGTCTATCTTCTCTCGGAGACTCTAAACTTGTCATTACCGGAGGTATGGCAGAATTGGTGTCCGGTGCCATTTCGATGGGACTCGGAGGTTACCTTGCTGCCCGCTCAGAATTGGAATATTACAAGTCCCAAGTGaaaaaggaaaaacagctgtttttcgagaaCCCAGACTCTATAGCTGGGGAAGTTGGAGACGTCATGATCGAAATGGGTGCTTCTGAGGAAACCATCCAATCGTTTGTCCGGGACTTGGAGGCTGACCCCAAGACGATGATTGACTTTGTGATCAGATATGGTCGGGGGTTGGAGGAACCTGCCGACGGACGTCAATTGATGAGCGCATTAACAATTGGGTCTGGATATTTCTTTGGAGGTTTCATCCCATTAATCCCATACTTCTTCACGAGCACAGTCGGCACAGGATTGATAATATCGGTGGTGGTGATGATTTTCACGCTGTTCTGGTTTGGATATTTCAAAACCGTCGTTTCCATGGGCGATGACACGCCTAATTACATAAGGGTATCGGAAGGTCTCCAGATGGTTGCCATTGGCTCGTTTGCTGCTGGCTGCGCCTGGGGACTTGTTTATCTGATAGACTCATAG
- a CDS encoding Sterol 24-C-methyltransferase — protein MSSEIKLAPKDYEKDKEFAKALHGKDAASATGMSAWVKKDKEAQKVAMEGYFKHWDGKTDEETEKSRLEDYSTLTKHYYNLVTDFYEYGWGSSFHFSRYYKGEPFRQACARHEHYLALKMGITENMKVLDVGCGVGGPAREITRFTDCEIVGLNNNDYQIERANNYAKKLKLDHKLSFVKGDFMQMDFEPETFDAVYSIEATVHAPVLEGVYGQIYKVLKPGGVFGVYEWVMTDEYDETNEEHRKIAYGIEVGDGIPKMYKREVAEKALKNVGFEIEYTRDLADAGDEIPWYYPLSGDFKYVQTIGDLWTFFRTSTVGRKITTGSVGLMEKLGIAPKGSVKVTEALEDAAVYLVEGGKRKLFTPMMLYIVRKPLDAK, from the coding sequence ATGAGCAGCGAAATTAAGCTAGCACCAAAGGATTACGAGAAGGACAAGGAGTTCGCCAAGGCTCTGCATGGCAAGGACGCCGCGAGCGCTACAGGAATGAGTGCTTGGGTGAAGAAGGACAAGGAAGCTCAAAAAGTCGCGATGGAAGGATATTTCAAGCACTGGGACGGGAAAACCGACGAGGAGACTGAAAAGTCGAGACTCGAGGACTACTCGACGCTCACCAAGCACTACTACAACCTGGTGACGGATTTCTACGAGTATGGATGGGGATCCTCGTTCCACTTTTCCAGATACTACAAGGGAGAGCCATTTAGACAAGCTTGTGCTAGACACGAGCATTATTTGGCATTGAAAATGGGCATCACCGAGAACATGAAGGTGCTGGACGTCGGATGCGGAGTCGGTGGCCCTGCTAGAGAGATCACCAGGTTCACTGATTGCGAGATCGTCGGACTGAATAATAACGACTATCAAATTGAGAGAGCCAACAACTACGCCAAGAAATTGAAATTGGACCACAAACTGTCTTTCGTGAAGGGAGACTTCATGCAGATGGACTTTGAGCCAGAGACCTTTGATGCTGTCTACTCAATTGAGGCCACCGTCCATGCTCCTGTGCTGGAAGGAGTGTATGGCCAGATTTACAAGGTGTTGAAGCCCGGTGGAGTTTTCGGAGTTTACGAGTGGGTGATGACcgacgagtacgacgaGACCAACGAGGAGCACCGTAAGATTGCATACGGAATCGAGGTTGGTGACGGTATTCCTAAAATGTACAAAAGAGAGGTTGCCGAGAAGGCTTTAAAAAATGTCGGTTTCGAGATCGAATACACTAGAGACCTTGCCGATGCCGGGGACGAGATCCCATGGTACTACCCATTGAGTGGAGACTTCAAATATGTGCAGACGATAGGCGATCTATGGACTTTCTTCAGAACGTCGACCGTGGGCAGAAAAATCACCACCGGCTCTGTTGGTCTTATGGAAAAGTTGGGCATTGCTCCTAAAGGTTCCGTGAAAGTCACTGAGGCTCTTGAGGACGCCGCTGTCTACCTCGttgaaggaggaaaaaggAAGTTGTTCACTCCTATGATGTTGTATATTGTGAGAAAGCCATTAGATGCTAAATGA
- a CDS encoding yapsin 1: protein MKVATLFFLASSVCVLGDPQFVKLEASVLRGSTYKDSQKGAKPFMLEKRADDGSVTMELQNAQSFYQVEIEIGSDKQKVGVLIDTGSSDLWVMNSNNSYCSSSSTKKLKRDGPADALQKGRDLSDLYNFNSPNEDNNAKGFLGGWGDLTTVETATQDETQTALAAQATVDCSLYGTFNPSTSNSFHNNGTTFEISYADRTFARGTWGYDDVTFNGVTVNDLSLAVADETDSSTGVFGIGLRELETTYSGGGPQHYIYDNLPFKMVDQGLINRAAYSVYLNSTESSTASILFGAVDQSKYTGSLGLLPIINTAASYGYQKPLRLQITLSAITVSDSRGQQASIGSGAAAALLDTGTTLTYAPSEIVEKLAETLGFDYSSSVGAYVARCRDVDSYAVNFDFQGKVIEAPLSSFLIALQTNSGEVSSYCALGIFSSGDESFTLGDTFLRNAYFVADLEGYQIAIANVNLNPGAEQIEVISGNSIPSASSVSDYSNTWGASATALDTDRPTTLGSVTAVGDERVTSTKKVSSVKTSTSSGSGSTSESSTSSSHSSNGPRTVGFSLCAVLCAFLISILVVC from the coding sequence ATGAAAGTTGCTACactgtttttcttggcttCGAGTGTCTGTGTGCTGGGAGACCCACAGTTCGTGAAACTGGAGGCCTCTGTTCTTCGGGGATCCACTTACAAGGATTCCCAGAAGGGGGCCAAGCCGTTCATGTTGGAAAAGAGGGCTGATGACGGCTCGGTCACGATGGAATTGCAGAACGCCCAGTCTTTCTACCAAGTCGAGATCGAGATAGGATCTGATAAGCAGAAGGTGGGGGTTTTGATTGATACCGGTTCCTCGGACTTGTGGGTGATGAACTCGAATAACTCTTACTGTTCGTCTTCCAGCACTAAAAAATTGAAACGGGACGGACCGGCCGATGCGCTACAAAAAGGACGCGATCTTTCCGACCTGTACAATTTCAACTCTCCAAACGAAGACAACAATGCAAAAGGATTCTTGGGTGGCTGGGGAGACTTGACCACAGTAGAGACTGCAACCCAGGATGAGACACAGACGGCTCTCGCTGCGCAGGCCACCGTGGACTGCTCGCTATACGGAACGTTCAATCCTTCAACGTCCAATTCGTTCCACAACAACGGCACCACATTTGAGATTTCGTACGCGGACCGCACTTTTGCCCGTGGAACCTGGGGCTACGATGATGTCACTTTCAATGGTGTCACGGTTAACGATCTCTCGTTGGCCGTGGCAGATGAAACAGATTCTTCGACTGGTGTTTTTGGTATCGGATTGAGGGAATTGGAAACCACATACTCAGGAGGCGGACCACAGCATTACATCTACGACAACTTACCTTTCAAAATGGTCGACCAGGGACTCATCAATAGAGCCGCCTATTCCGTCTACCTGAACTCAACTGAGTCCAGCACTGCCTCGATCCTCTTCGGTGCGGTTGACCAAAGCAAATATACCGGAAGTCTTGGCTTGCTTCCTATCATCAACACGGCTGCTTCCTACGGTTACCAAAAGCCTCTAAGGCTCCAAATCACCCTGTCTGCCATTACGGTCAGCGACTCCAGAGGACAGCAAGCAAGCATTGGTTcaggagctgctgctgcacTTCTTGATACCGGAACGACTTTGACGTATGCTCCAAGCGAGATTGTCGAGAAACTTGCTGAAACCCTAGGCTTCGACTACAGCAGCTCTGTCGGGGCCTACGTGGCAAGATGCAGGGACGTTGATAGCTACGCTGTCAACTTCGACTTCCAGGGTAAAGTGATTGAAGCTCCTTTGAGTTCCTTCCTGATTGCTCTGCAAACCAACTCCGGAGAAGTTTCCTCCTACTGCGCATTGGGTATTTTCTCCTCTGGAGACGAATCCTTCACGCTCGGCGATACTTTCCTGCGAAACGCCTACTTTGTGGCTGACCTCGAGGGATATCAAATCGCTATAGCTAACGTGAACCTGAATCCTGGAGCCGAGCAAATTGAGGTCATCTCAGGCAACTCCATTCCTTCTGCTTCGTCGGTTTCCGATTACTCCAATACCTGGGGCGCCTCTGCCACCGCTTTGGACACTGACAGGCCTACTACTCTGGGATCTGTGACTGCTGTGGGCGATGAAAGAGTGACCTCGACCAAGAAGGTTTCGAGTGTGAAGACAAGCACTTCGTCCGGGTCCGGGTCCACTTCGGAGTCGTCTACGTCCAGTTCGCATTCCAGCAATGGCCCAAGGACAGTAGGCTTTAGTTTGTGTGCCGTTTTGTGCGCATTCTTGATTTCTATACTAGTTGTTTGCTAG
- a CDS encoding Ribosome assembly protein 3, translated as MPNRRARKKRRTEDFSSSSASENDSDSESVTSVQEEQPDAPETYTIDGLDTQEVSDSTQVRLQQLNADRLASIEQSLSGNLKLDINAVRQIDDVREQLQNEYLKKLLVTYSEDLDALRQKTDFKENSLKTLARLLKESGNIFDDGTLKSLVE; from the coding sequence ATGCCTAACCGAAGAGCCCGCAAGAAGAGGCGGACAGAAgacttttccagctcttcgGCATCTGAAAACGATAGTGACTCCGAGAGCGTGACCAGTGTACAGGAAGAGCAGCCGGATGCGCCCGAAACATACACAATAGATGGCCTGGACACGCAAGAGGTGTCTGACAGCACACAGGTGAGACTCCAACAGCTGAACGCAGACAGGTTGGCCAGCATAGAGCAAAGCCTTTCAGGCAACCTCAAACTGGACATAAACGCAGTACGCCAGATAGATGATGTGcgtgagcagctgcagaacgagtatttgaagaaattgcTTGTCACATATTCTGAGGACCTGGATGCGCTGCGTCAGAAAACCGATTTCAAGGAAAACTCACTCAAAACCCTCGCCCGTCTTCTCAAAGAGAGCGGAAACATATTTGATGATGGAACTCTCAAGTCGCTAGTTGAGTGA